The following coding sequences are from one Parabacteroides pacaensis window:
- a CDS encoding ABC transporter ATP-binding protein, producing MENDVIIRFKQVSKFYGENKILEDFNLDIKKGEFITVIGSSGSGKTTMLKMINGLLQPTSGTIYVEGKDISKENQTLLRRNIGYVIQGIGLFPHMTIRKNIAYVPELLNHHNKKKTKEAVERLIKIVGLTPDMLDRYPAELSGGQRQRVGIARALAAQPEILLMDEPFGAVDEITRNMLQNEITRIHRELGVTIVFITHDIKEALKLGDRVLVMDQGKIEQLAVPDEIKNSPATSFVKELIQLQNN from the coding sequence ATGGAAAATGACGTGATCATACGCTTTAAACAAGTATCCAAATTTTATGGTGAAAATAAAATTCTGGAAGATTTCAATTTGGATATAAAGAAAGGAGAATTTATCACTGTTATCGGCAGTTCGGGGAGTGGAAAGACAACGATGCTTAAAATGATTAACGGCCTCTTACAACCTACTTCGGGTACTATTTATGTAGAGGGAAAAGACATTTCAAAAGAAAACCAAACTTTATTACGTCGGAACATAGGATATGTTATTCAAGGAATTGGTCTTTTCCCCCACATGACGATTCGAAAAAATATCGCTTATGTACCGGAATTATTAAATCATCATAACAAAAAGAAAACCAAAGAAGCAGTAGAGCGTCTTATTAAAATAGTAGGTCTTACCCCCGATATGCTGGATCGTTATCCGGCGGAACTTTCGGGCGGACAACGTCAACGTGTAGGAATAGCCCGGGCATTAGCGGCCCAACCTGAAATACTGTTGATGGACGAACCTTTCGGAGCTGTAGACGAAATTACCCGCAATATGCTTCAAAACGAAATTACCCGTATCCACCGCGAATTAGGTGTCACTATAGTTTTTATAACGCACGATATAAAAGAAGCTCTCAAGTTAGGAGACCGTGTATTGGTAATGGACCAGGGAAAAATAGAGCAATTAGCGGTTCCTGATGAAATTAAAAACTCACCTGCCACGTCATTTGTAAAAGAGCTTATCCAATTACAAAATAACTAA
- a CDS encoding glycine betaine ABC transporter substrate-binding protein, with the protein MKKKGYFLLIIYFLCIGCKKKDDTIRIATKPMTEQFILAEILGLLITEYSDLSVKITKGIGGGTSNIHPALLKGEFDMYPEYTGTGWLVVLKRDTLLPPTELYEALKKEYLRKYDLRWIAPYGFNNTYSLAISDEKAKQYKLQDFSDLARYPDQFTFGAEYDFFEIPKGYDALCKCYGLKFKKNTDMDIGLKYEAIKSGKIDVMNVFTTDGQLSRANLTVLEDNKNFFPSYYCATVVRQETLALHPELEKVLMKMKDILTNQEMSDLNYQVDVAGKSEHTVAVEFLKQKGLLDKSKNYGK; encoded by the coding sequence ATGAAAAAGAAGGGATATTTTCTACTTATCATTTATTTTCTTTGCATTGGCTGTAAGAAAAAAGACGATACCATCCGTATCGCTACCAAGCCAATGACTGAACAATTTATTCTTGCTGAAATATTAGGATTACTCATTACTGAATATTCCGATCTGTCCGTTAAAATCACAAAAGGAATAGGCGGTGGAACCAGTAATATCCATCCCGCTCTTTTAAAAGGAGAATTTGATATGTATCCGGAATATACCGGAACAGGTTGGCTCGTAGTACTTAAAAGAGATACCCTTCTTCCGCCCACGGAATTATACGAAGCACTCAAAAAAGAATACTTAAGGAAGTATGACTTAAGGTGGATTGCACCATACGGTTTCAACAACACCTATAGTTTGGCTATTAGCGATGAAAAAGCAAAACAATATAAATTACAAGATTTCTCTGATCTAGCCCGCTATCCGGATCAATTCACTTTCGGAGCAGAATATGATTTTTTTGAAATTCCTAAAGGTTATGATGCTTTATGTAAATGTTATGGATTAAAATTCAAAAAAAACACAGATATGGATATCGGATTAAAATACGAAGCCATTAAATCAGGAAAAATAGATGTGATGAATGTCTTTACTACCGATGGACAGCTAAGTAGGGCAAATTTAACCGTTTTAGAAGATAATAAAAATTTTTTTCCTAGCTATTATTGTGCTACTGTAGTACGCCAAGAAACTTTGGCACTTCATCCGGAATTGGAAAAAGTATTAATGAAAATGAAAGATATTCTTACCAATCAGGAAATGTCCGATTTGAATTACCAAGTAGATGTTGCCGGGAAATCGGAACATACCGTAGCTGTAGAATTTCTAAAACAGAAAGGACTATTAGATAAAAGTAAGAATTATGGAAAATGA
- a CDS encoding ABC transporter permease gives MIKEIFTLYIDRWKFFLNLTWEHIEISMIAILIAMIIGLGLGIIISQYRKSSSYILGLTNFIYTIPSIALFGFLIPFSGIGNITAIIALSIYALLPMVRNTYTGITGIDPEITEAARGMGSTPFQLLYKIKLPLAFPVILSGIRNMVVMTIALAGIAAFIGAGGLGVAIYRGITTNNSAMTVAGSLLIALLALLTDWGIGRYETHIKKKRKLI, from the coding sequence ATGATAAAGGAAATATTCACTTTATATATTGACAGGTGGAAATTCTTTTTGAATCTTACCTGGGAACACATTGAAATCTCAATGATAGCCATCCTTATTGCTATGATCATAGGATTAGGTTTAGGAATAATAATTAGCCAATACAGGAAAAGTTCTTCTTACATATTAGGTCTTACCAATTTTATATATACCATACCTTCAATTGCCCTGTTCGGCTTTTTAATTCCGTTTTCAGGCATCGGGAATATCACTGCGATCATTGCATTAAGCATTTACGCTTTATTACCGATGGTACGGAATACATATACAGGCATAACCGGTATAGATCCGGAAATAACCGAAGCGGCTCGTGGAATGGGAAGCACTCCCTTCCAGCTTCTTTATAAAATAAAATTACCCCTTGCTTTTCCTGTCATTCTTTCCGGGATCCGAAATATGGTAGTAATGACCATTGCGTTAGCAGGTATTGCCGCTTTTATCGGAGCCGGCGGATTAGGCGTTGCCATATATCGTGGCATTACGACCAATAACAGTGCTATGACCGTAGCCGGTAGTTTGCTAATAGCACTCTTGGCGTTGCTTACCGATTGGGGAATTGGCCGTTATGAAACACATATAAAAAAGAAACGCAAACTAATATAA
- a CDS encoding IS3 family transposase, with protein sequence MCRLLGVSKQAYYKHVDKVMLKVAEEAFVVEFVRGIRQKDPGIGGNKLWLMYRNLFGEKRSVGYNRFYDILERYALKVRKRKRRVSTTDSRHNFPLYPNLVKNLIPTAPCQLIVSDITYIPFWPQGEKGENDFCYLSLVTDCYTKEIIGYSVGDTLSAQYPQEALEMALGHYGERDLPELIHHSDRGVQYASYAYTSRLKDNHIRISMTESGNPKDNAVAERVNNTIKNELLKGKKFSGIKQVRDAVQAAVDFYNNERPHLSLGA encoded by the coding sequence GTGTGTCGTCTGCTTGGGGTAAGCAAACAAGCCTACTACAAGCATGTGGACAAAGTGATGCTCAAGGTGGCAGAAGAAGCCTTCGTGGTGGAATTCGTGCGGGGCATCCGCCAAAAGGACCCGGGTATTGGAGGCAATAAGCTGTGGTTGATGTACCGCAACCTGTTCGGAGAAAAACGCAGTGTAGGGTATAACCGTTTCTATGACATTCTGGAGCGTTACGCACTAAAGGTACGCAAACGCAAACGGCGGGTATCCACCACGGACTCCAGGCACAACTTCCCTCTTTATCCGAACCTGGTTAAAAACCTGATACCCACTGCTCCATGTCAGTTAATAGTGAGTGATATCACTTATATTCCCTTTTGGCCCCAAGGGGAGAAAGGAGAAAATGATTTCTGTTACCTTTCCCTGGTGACGGACTGTTATACCAAGGAAATCATCGGTTATAGTGTGGGAGATACATTGTCAGCCCAATATCCGCAGGAAGCTTTGGAAATGGCCTTGGGACATTATGGGGAAAGAGATCTCCCAGAGCTCATCCACCATTCAGACAGAGGGGTACAATATGCCAGTTATGCCTATACCTCTCGACTGAAAGACAACCATATACGTATAAGCATGACAGAGAGCGGCAATCCTAAAGATAATGCTGTGGCGGAACGGGTGAACAATACCATTAAGAACGAGCTTCTCAAAGGTAAGAAGTTCTCCGGGATCAAGCAAGTAAGGGATGCCGTGCAAGCGGCAGTGGATTTCTATAACAATGAACGTCCGCATTTGAGCCTGGGGGCATGA
- a CDS encoding DUF5996 family protein — protein sequence MTKTFLNYPDWQDTADTVHLMLQMAGKVKVARCNKRPEWAHVRLYLTVDGFTTGLIPGDEFPFQIVFNFREHQVEFKNSEGVNTSIPLQDGVSIAMFYERFVNALELIGSPTNINTSPQEFYDPIDFDKDEIHHTYDENAVMTWLQNLHFAYLPLMKFLAPFRGKVDNPAYYFGTMDLSGCIYSGEYVPLEAADRISQFAYDERCFEIGYWPGDIHIPLASFYVMPYPFIDDVGENEKLLQPYKARFVPQKKEFFLTLEDAFSYPNPVDSVVQFFNSAFDIVQNLHKWKDIEWLKKPLVYREE from the coding sequence ATGACTAAAACTTTTTTGAATTACCCTGATTGGCAGGATACTGCTGATACAGTTCATTTGATGTTGCAAATGGCTGGTAAGGTAAAAGTTGCACGTTGTAATAAAAGACCGGAATGGGCACATGTCCGTCTGTACCTTACAGTGGATGGTTTTACTACCGGATTAATCCCTGGTGATGAATTTCCTTTTCAGATTGTTTTTAATTTTCGTGAACATCAAGTGGAATTTAAAAATTCGGAAGGTGTAAATACATCTATTCCTTTACAGGATGGGGTAAGTATTGCTATGTTTTATGAACGGTTTGTAAATGCGTTAGAGCTTATAGGTTCTCCTACCAATATTAATACTTCTCCTCAGGAATTTTATGATCCTATTGATTTTGATAAAGATGAAATACATCATACATACGATGAAAATGCGGTGATGACTTGGTTACAGAATCTTCATTTTGCTTATTTGCCATTGATGAAATTTTTGGCTCCTTTTCGGGGAAAGGTAGACAATCCGGCTTATTATTTTGGAACAATGGATCTTTCAGGGTGTATTTATAGTGGTGAATATGTACCTTTGGAAGCAGCTGATAGGATTAGTCAATTTGCTTATGATGAGCGATGTTTTGAAATAGGTTATTGGCCGGGAGATATTCACATTCCTTTAGCCTCTTTTTATGTGATGCCTTATCCTTTTATTGACGATGTAGGGGAGAATGAAAAGTTGTTACAACCCTATAAAGCACGGTTTGTTCCTCAAAAAAAAGAATTCTTTTTAACGTTAGAAGATGCTTTTTCTTATCCTAATCCGGTGGATTCTGTAGTACAATTTTTTAATTCTGCATTTGATATTGTACAGAATTTGCATAAATGGAAAGACATAGAATGGCTTAAAAAACCGTTGGTTTATCGGGAAGAATAA